In the Sulfurospirillum tamanense genome, one interval contains:
- a CDS encoding nucleotidyltransferase family protein: MKNIDNIKINKNATIKEALEIIDKAAMQIALIVDDDDRLIGTLTDGDIRRGLLKGLTLDSSIESITFTTPTIATISDTKEEILKIALAKKLHQIPIVDENGKIVGIQEIEELIKPRQKTNKVVLMVGGLGTRLRPLTDNTPKPMLKVGNKPILQTIIEKFAEYGYANIVMCVNYKSHVIQEYFGDGGEFGVSIEYVFEEQRMGTAGALSLLHVKPTEPFFVMNGDLLTNVNFEHLHDYHLANNATGTMCVREYDFQVPYGVVHVKNSKILSIEEKPTHKFFVSAGIYMLSPEVLELIPQNKFYDMPTLFDKIISDNKNAISFPLREYWLDIGRIEEYKKANDEYGEVF; the protein is encoded by the coding sequence ATGAAAAACATAGACAATATAAAGATCAATAAAAACGCAACCATAAAAGAAGCTTTAGAGATTATAGACAAAGCAGCTATGCAAATCGCCTTGATCGTGGACGATGACGATAGGCTAATAGGCACTTTGACCGATGGAGATATAAGGCGGGGGCTGCTCAAAGGGCTTACTCTGGATAGTTCTATTGAGAGCATCACCTTTACGACCCCGACCATCGCCACCATTAGCGACACCAAAGAAGAGATTTTGAAGATAGCACTTGCCAAAAAACTGCATCAGATACCCATCGTAGATGAAAATGGCAAGATAGTTGGTATTCAGGAAATAGAAGAACTCATCAAGCCAAGGCAAAAAACAAATAAAGTTGTACTAATGGTAGGAGGACTTGGCACGCGCTTGCGACCGCTCACAGACAACACCCCAAAACCCATGCTCAAAGTGGGCAACAAGCCGATTCTCCAGACCATCATAGAAAAATTTGCAGAGTATGGCTATGCTAACATCGTGATGTGTGTGAACTACAAATCACACGTGATACAAGAGTATTTTGGAGATGGTGGCGAGTTTGGTGTTAGCATAGAGTATGTTTTTGAAGAGCAAAGAATGGGCACAGCAGGAGCGTTGAGTCTCTTACATGTAAAGCCAACAGAACCGTTTTTTGTCATGAATGGAGATCTGCTGACTAACGTAAACTTTGAGCACCTACACGACTACCATCTGGCAAACAATGCCACGGGAACCATGTGTGTGCGAGAATACGACTTTCAAGTACCTTATGGGGTTGTGCATGTAAAGAACAGCAAAATACTCTCAATAGAAGAAAAACCCACCCATAAGTTTTTTGTAAGTGCTGGGATATACATGCTCTCACCCGAAGTGCTTGAACTTATCCCGCAAAATAAATTTTACGACATGCCTACGCTTTTTGACAAGATTATAAGTGACAATAAAAATGCTATCTCGTTTCCGCTTAGAGAGTATTGGCTGGACATCGGGCGGATAGAAGAGTACAAAAAGGCCAATGATGAGTATGGTGAGGTGTTTTAA
- a CDS encoding acylneuraminate cytidylyltransferase family protein, with the protein MYKNKTFLAIIPARGGSKRLPRKNILVLCGKPLVVWSVEAGLKSNYIDRVVVSSDDDEILEISKQHGAETIKRPDGLASDTAGSFDVIEHAVNNFEKYDYIVLLQPTSPLRNARHIDEAIGLLEEKNADAIISVAEMDHSPLWANTLPNDGSMKGFLRDEVLSKRSQDLEKFFRLNGAIYICKTDKLLEEKSFFLKENIFAYKMDRKSSVDIDEEIDFEMAKYIKEHS; encoded by the coding sequence ATGTATAAAAATAAAACTTTTTTAGCGATTATTCCAGCGCGTGGCGGAAGCAAAAGATTGCCTAGAAAAAATATACTTGTTTTATGTGGGAAGCCTCTTGTCGTTTGGAGTGTGGAAGCTGGACTAAAAAGCAACTATATTGATAGAGTGGTAGTAAGTAGTGATGATGATGAGATTTTAGAGATATCAAAGCAGCATGGAGCAGAGACTATCAAGAGGCCCGATGGGCTTGCAAGTGACACGGCCGGCAGTTTTGATGTCATAGAGCATGCTGTAAATAATTTTGAAAAGTATGATTATATAGTGTTGCTGCAGCCTACAAGTCCATTGAGGAATGCAAGACATATTGATGAAGCCATAGGACTACTTGAAGAAAAAAATGCTGACGCCATTATAAGTGTAGCAGAAATGGACCATAGCCCACTTTGGGCCAACACACTACCAAACGATGGAAGCATGAAAGGTTTTTTAAGAGATGAGGTTTTAAGTAAACGAAGTCAAGACTTGGAAAAGTTTTTTAGGCTGAATGGCGCTATTTATATATGTAAAACAGATAAGCTTTTAGAAGAAAAAAGTTTTTTTCTAAAAGAAAATATCTTTGCTTACAAGATGGATAGAAAAAGCTCTGTTGATATTGACGAAGAGATTGATTTTGAGATGGCTAAATACATTAAGGAGCATTCTTGA
- a CDS encoding class I SAM-dependent methyltransferase, translating to MKRKTYIDIDTNRLVVIEKNATSEYWDKKWSEGIVGDPGMRLSKIYPQITQKYLNSRTKILEGGCGLCGKVIALQNAGFDVVGVDYAEETVNRVLEKYPNLNLEVADVMNLPFLDDSFDGYWSFGVIEHFWSG from the coding sequence ATGAAAAGAAAAACATATATAGACATTGATACAAATAGACTAGTTGTTATAGAAAAAAATGCCACATCTGAATACTGGGATAAAAAATGGTCTGAAGGAATAGTTGGTGACCCAGGAATGCGATTGAGTAAAATATATCCTCAAATAACACAAAAATATCTCAATAGCAGAACAAAGATTTTAGAAGGTGGGTGTGGACTTTGCGGTAAAGTTATAGCTCTTCAAAATGCTGGATTTGATGTTGTTGGGGTTGATTATGCTGAAGAGACTGTAAATAGAGTGCTAGAAAAATATCCAAATCTAAACTTGGAAGTTGCAGATGTGATGAATTTGCCTTTTTTGGATGATAGTTTTGATGGATATTGGTCTTTTGGTGTAATAGAGCATTTTTGGTCTGGG